A portion of the Trueperaceae bacterium genome contains these proteins:
- a CDS encoding glucosaminidase domain-containing protein: protein MTQAQFIREVRALAAEVPGVNPEAVAAHAANESAFGQSGLALKANNLWGVKATGQHTPFWSGDYIELPTWEVRDGKNVQELAKFRRYPSWREA, encoded by the coding sequence GTGACCCAGGCGCAGTTCATCAGGGAGGTTCGCGCCCTCGCCGCCGAGGTTCCCGGCGTGAACCCCGAAGCGGTCGCGGCGCACGCCGCGAACGAGAGCGCCTTCGGGCAGTCCGGCCTCGCCCTCAAGGCCAACAACCTCTGGGGCGTCAAGGCCACCGGCCAGCACACGCCGTTCTGGAGCGGTGACTACATCGAGCTCCCGACCTGGGAGGTCCGCGACGGCAAGAACGTGCAGGAGCTCGCCAAGTTCCGCCGCTACCCGTCCTGGCGGGAGGCCTAG